Proteins co-encoded in one Bremerella sp. TYQ1 genomic window:
- a CDS encoding ABC transporter ATP-binding protein, giving the protein MARVVLNQVSKRFSDTVAAVSEVNLEVADQEFLVLVGPSGCGKTTTLRMVAGLEEVSSGEITIGDRKVTHVSPKDRDIAMVFQNYALYPHMTVRRNMAFGLQLRYGGNFVSRLWRRWKNAEMAAERDAQFRQIPEKVDQVANTLGIRKLLDRYPRELSGGERQRVALGRAIVREPSAFLFDEPLSNLDAKLRVEMRRELKELHRRLGATMIYVTHDQVEAMTLGDRIAVMDQGILQQVGPPSEVYHKPANRFVAGFLGTPGMNLLEGELIEESGQFQFRSNGIKLALNGDLHPELKSSSSREITLGVRPEDIFVAEESSAGLSYAGQGSVELVESLGDMGYVHIRLPNADSGRDPSPQITAKASGEALNGNLQGQPVSVAFREKALHWFDGTTGLRLASDGHS; this is encoded by the coding sequence ATGGCGAGAGTCGTTCTAAATCAAGTTAGCAAACGATTTTCGGACACGGTCGCTGCTGTTAGCGAAGTGAATTTAGAGGTCGCTGATCAAGAGTTTCTGGTCCTCGTCGGTCCCAGTGGTTGTGGAAAAACGACCACATTGCGGATGGTCGCTGGACTTGAGGAAGTCTCCAGCGGTGAAATCACAATTGGTGACCGGAAAGTCACGCACGTCTCGCCGAAAGATCGGGACATCGCCATGGTTTTTCAAAACTATGCGTTGTATCCCCACATGACGGTGCGGCGGAACATGGCTTTCGGTCTACAGCTTCGCTACGGAGGAAACTTCGTTTCCCGCTTGTGGCGTCGCTGGAAGAATGCCGAGATGGCAGCGGAACGAGACGCACAGTTTCGCCAGATTCCTGAGAAGGTCGATCAAGTCGCCAACACATTGGGAATTCGGAAACTGCTCGATCGTTACCCGCGAGAACTCTCGGGTGGGGAACGTCAACGAGTTGCTTTGGGACGCGCGATTGTGCGTGAACCATCCGCTTTTTTGTTTGACGAACCTTTGTCGAATCTTGACGCGAAACTTCGTGTCGAGATGCGACGCGAATTAAAAGAACTTCACCGTCGCCTAGGTGCGACGATGATATATGTCACTCACGATCAGGTCGAAGCGATGACGCTCGGCGATCGGATCGCAGTGATGGACCAGGGAATTCTTCAGCAGGTCGGTCCACCGAGCGAGGTTTATCATAAACCCGCCAATCGGTTTGTTGCCGGCTTCCTGGGAACACCTGGCATGAATTTGCTCGAGGGAGAATTGATCGAAGAAAGCGGTCAGTTTCAATTCCGAAGTAACGGAATCAAACTGGCCCTGAACGGCGATCTTCACCCCGAGTTGAAATCAAGCAGTTCAAGGGAGATTACCCTTGGCGTTCGACCGGAAGATATCTTCGTCGCCGAAGAGTCTTCTGCTGGTTTGTCCTATGCGGGCCAGGGAAGCGTCGAACTGGTCGAATCGCTGGGAGACATGGGCTACGTCCATATCCGTCTTCCCAACGCAGATTCCGGTCGTGATCCATCACCTCAGATCACCGCCAAGGCCAGCGGAGAAGCTTTAAACGGCAATCTGCAAGGTCAACCGGTTTCCGTAGCGTTTCGCGAGAAAGCACTGCATTGGTTTGACGGAACAACAGGTCTTCGGCTTGCGTCAGATGGACACAGCTAA
- a CDS encoding beta-ketoacyl synthase yields the protein MQSRRVVITGMGQISPLGMDLDSLTKAFESGTSGIRRIESLPADALPSPYAGEATEFTGNIADFGEVDKVQTRSIRKNLKVMCREIQMGVAAAQRALQHSGLSLGSYDPERSGVIFGSDYMMTLPEEFDKATAACVDGAGEFEFEQWAQKGLPEVTPLWLLKYLPNMPASHVAIFNDMRGPNNSITLREASAGAALGEAMMTIARGHADIIVAGSTGTRVHETRTCHSYLQDPIAQGNDESCGKCLPFDLNRKGMIIGEGAGALILESKEHAEARGATILGEVIGQAICTGWNADRSPDRAQAVTNAMATVCRDAGIQADEIQHINAHGLGSQQSDWDEAAGLAEFLGTSTEKIPVTALKSYFGNLGAGSGVIEVIGSLLSQKKNRLPGTLGYSTPDPKCGLNISAEPREISSDGVFVSLNFSPQGQASAIAIRGV from the coding sequence ATGCAATCGAGACGAGTAGTCATTACCGGCATGGGTCAGATCAGCCCCCTGGGCATGGATCTGGATTCCCTCACTAAAGCGTTTGAATCGGGCACCTCTGGAATCCGCAGGATCGAGAGCCTTCCTGCCGACGCGTTACCATCTCCCTATGCCGGAGAAGCGACCGAATTCACAGGCAACATTGCCGACTTCGGCGAAGTCGACAAAGTTCAAACGCGGTCGATCCGTAAGAACCTCAAAGTCATGTGCCGCGAAATCCAAATGGGTGTCGCCGCGGCTCAACGAGCCCTGCAACACAGCGGACTTTCGCTCGGCTCCTACGATCCAGAGCGTTCCGGTGTCATCTTCGGCTCGGACTACATGATGACGCTGCCAGAAGAGTTCGACAAAGCAACCGCCGCGTGCGTCGACGGGGCAGGGGAGTTCGAATTCGAACAATGGGCACAAAAAGGGCTCCCTGAAGTCACGCCGCTTTGGCTTCTGAAATATCTTCCCAATATGCCAGCTAGCCATGTCGCCATTTTTAACGACATGCGAGGCCCTAACAACTCAATCACTTTGCGCGAAGCTTCCGCAGGAGCAGCCCTCGGCGAGGCAATGATGACCATTGCCCGTGGTCACGCCGATATCATCGTGGCAGGCTCGACAGGAACTCGAGTTCACGAGACACGAACTTGCCATTCCTACCTGCAAGATCCCATCGCCCAGGGAAATGACGAATCTTGCGGGAAGTGCCTCCCGTTCGATCTCAACCGCAAGGGCATGATCATCGGTGAAGGGGCAGGGGCATTGATCCTCGAATCAAAGGAACATGCCGAAGCGCGTGGCGCCACGATTCTCGGCGAAGTCATTGGCCAGGCGATCTGCACCGGCTGGAATGCCGACCGATCTCCTGATCGCGCTCAAGCGGTTACCAATGCCATGGCCACTGTGTGCCGCGATGCTGGCATTCAGGCAGACGAAATTCAGCACATTAACGCCCACGGCCTCGGCAGCCAGCAGTCCGACTGGGACGAAGCAGCCGGCTTGGCCGAATTCCTGGGCACGTCCACCGAAAAGATCCCCGTAACCGCCCTAAAAAGTTATTTTGGTAACCTCGGGGCTGGTTCTGGCGTCATAGAAGTAATTGGCAGCCTGCTATCTCAGAAGAAGAATCGCTTGCCTGGCACCCTCGGGTATTCGACTCCTGACCCAAAATGCGGCCTGAATATCTCTGCAGAACCTCGAGAAATCAGCTCGGACGGGGTTTTTGTGAGCCTGAATTTCAGCCCCCAGGGTCAGGCTTCCGCGATTGCAATCCGAGGCGTTTAA
- the rbfA gene encoding 30S ribosome-binding factor RbfA — MASRRTLKAASAIREVVSMAILTQLRDPRVQDVTVTNVEVAGDMRNAKVYVSIMGDEKKQQLCLNGLRRSAGFLQSCIKDRIDTRYIPKLEFEIDKGVKQSLEVSRILKEVLPPSQDEDDTEEELADESWEPEDNDADESS, encoded by the coding sequence ATGGCGTCTCGTCGAACTTTAAAAGCCGCATCTGCGATTCGGGAAGTTGTCAGTATGGCAATCCTGACGCAGCTGCGCGATCCACGCGTCCAAGACGTGACCGTGACAAACGTAGAAGTGGCAGGCGATATGCGCAATGCCAAAGTCTATGTTTCGATCATGGGAGATGAAAAAAAGCAGCAGCTCTGTCTGAATGGGCTGCGACGATCGGCTGGTTTCCTGCAGTCCTGCATCAAAGACCGAATCGATACTCGGTACATTCCCAAGCTCGAATTTGAAATCGACAAGGGCGTGAAGCAGTCGCTGGAAGTCAGTCGCATTCTGAAAGAAGTTCTGCCGCCGTCGCAAGACGAGGACGACACGGAAGAGGAATTGGCAGACGAAAGTTGGGAACCAGAAGACAACGACGCAGACGAGTCTTCTTAG
- the infB gene encoding translation initiation factor IF-2 translates to MPIRIYALAKELQVDSKQLVDICNRAGVTGKGSALASLDDDELVKVKAFLNKDSGGKSSSQSSPSRPTADEPIRPERPVQPAKPNKIRTLGGPLGNKMRSKDEDSPDQEDATPDEGVIAAEEQAAPVEESAAPTEEKQQPVEVEAKSEEPETKDAPDDSAEKPETVEAEAEKPEDSAEPEKADPDAPVRSIRRGDYIAIGSQRKVRTLGSGGGAKKADEDRNKAKPKPKKVGPVVKIAKMPTAPAPKPQTESKEPAAQKPIMQLPKEAIKGAKKGQKAPLEEFTKLHEKKRKSKDRKSVSDMDDTTDIREDGDFSSKGKKKGKSTGMAGMAGSRDARTQGRKRSKSISQDMGDSDDFRGRRSRPRRDRSSSKVSTAAPRKTDVALELPCTLREFSEASGLPVQLVQRTLMSFGQMVTINASLDAETAELIAAEHGVDLKIKEPESIEDTLISQIEDQVDDEKDLTERPPVVTFLGHVDHGKTSLLDKIIGLDVVSGEAGGITQHIRAYIVDKDDKKISFVDTPGHEAFTEMRARGANVTDIAVLIVAADDGVMPQTEEAISHAKAAEVPIIVALNKMDVPGANPDKALQQLSQHGILPAEWGGDVEVVKTSAITGEGVDTLLETILLTSEIHEYRANPSRDAVGVCLEAEQESDRGVLAKLIVNNGTLKVGDVVVCGDTFGRVKAMYDTLDPRKRLDEAAPSTPVNVTGFDQAPGAGEKFYVLDDIADAREIAEMRADRNREQHLGGHTVKVSFEDFQERLQSGNLAGDEAGIAYLNIILRADTRGSIEALQKELDKLDHPEVKVRVMQATVGGVTVADVTLASASDAVIVAFNVIPDEAARSLADDRGVEIRRYDIIYKVTEDIKLLLEGQLRPESRVTELGRALVQRTFSISRLGTIAGCRVLGGIIERGCRIRVNRDGRGIGDYPLDSLKREKDDAKEVREGYECGIKLSGFNDIKDGDILEAFKVEEFARTLDS, encoded by the coding sequence GTGCCCATACGAATTTACGCGTTAGCTAAAGAACTTCAGGTAGATAGCAAGCAACTTGTCGACATCTGTAACCGTGCAGGTGTTACCGGGAAGGGGTCCGCACTTGCCAGCCTGGACGATGACGAACTCGTCAAAGTCAAGGCATTTCTCAACAAGGACTCCGGCGGCAAAAGCAGCAGCCAAAGCTCGCCCAGTCGACCTACTGCCGACGAACCTATTCGTCCGGAACGCCCCGTCCAGCCCGCTAAACCGAACAAGATTCGAACCCTTGGCGGTCCTCTGGGCAACAAAATGCGTTCCAAGGACGAGGATTCTCCAGATCAAGAAGATGCCACTCCAGACGAAGGCGTGATCGCAGCCGAAGAGCAAGCGGCGCCAGTCGAGGAAAGTGCCGCTCCGACCGAAGAAAAACAGCAACCGGTCGAAGTCGAAGCGAAATCGGAAGAACCCGAAACCAAGGATGCTCCAGACGACTCGGCTGAAAAGCCTGAAACCGTCGAAGCGGAGGCAGAAAAGCCCGAGGACTCGGCTGAGCCTGAAAAGGCCGATCCCGATGCTCCTGTTCGTAGCATTCGTCGTGGCGATTACATTGCCATCGGTTCGCAACGTAAAGTGCGAACCCTCGGCAGCGGCGGTGGCGCCAAGAAGGCAGACGAAGACCGCAACAAGGCTAAACCAAAGCCGAAGAAGGTTGGTCCGGTCGTGAAGATCGCGAAAATGCCGACCGCTCCGGCTCCGAAGCCGCAAACGGAATCGAAAGAACCAGCCGCCCAAAAACCGATCATGCAGCTTCCTAAGGAAGCGATCAAGGGCGCCAAGAAGGGGCAGAAAGCTCCTCTTGAAGAGTTCACCAAGCTGCACGAAAAGAAACGCAAGTCGAAGGATCGCAAGTCGGTCTCCGATATGGATGACACGACAGACATTCGAGAAGACGGCGATTTCTCCAGCAAGGGGAAGAAAAAAGGCAAGTCGACCGGCATGGCTGGCATGGCCGGAAGCCGTGACGCTCGAACTCAGGGTCGAAAGCGTTCCAAATCGATTTCCCAAGACATGGGCGATTCGGATGATTTCCGCGGACGCCGTAGTCGACCACGCCGTGATCGATCGAGCTCCAAGGTTTCGACCGCCGCGCCTCGAAAGACAGACGTCGCACTCGAACTGCCATGTACGTTGCGAGAATTCTCCGAAGCTTCCGGGCTACCGGTCCAGTTGGTCCAACGCACGCTGATGTCGTTTGGCCAGATGGTCACCATTAACGCCAGCCTCGATGCCGAAACCGCAGAGTTGATTGCGGCTGAGCATGGGGTCGATCTTAAGATCAAAGAACCGGAATCGATCGAAGATACCCTCATCTCGCAGATCGAAGATCAAGTCGACGACGAGAAAGACCTCACGGAACGTCCACCCGTCGTTACGTTCCTGGGTCACGTCGACCATGGTAAGACGTCGCTGCTCGATAAGATTATCGGTCTCGACGTGGTGAGCGGTGAAGCTGGCGGTATTACGCAGCACATCCGAGCTTACATTGTCGACAAGGACGACAAGAAGATCTCCTTCGTCGATACACCCGGTCACGAAGCGTTCACCGAAATGCGAGCCCGTGGTGCCAATGTCACTGACATTGCCGTGCTGATTGTTGCTGCCGACGACGGCGTGATGCCGCAAACGGAAGAAGCGATCAGCCACGCCAAAGCGGCCGAAGTGCCAATCATCGTGGCACTCAACAAGATGGACGTTCCTGGTGCCAACCCCGACAAGGCTCTTCAGCAGCTTTCCCAGCATGGCATTTTGCCAGCCGAATGGGGTGGTGACGTGGAAGTGGTGAAGACCAGCGCCATCACGGGCGAAGGGGTCGACACGCTTTTGGAAACGATCCTTTTGACCTCGGAAATTCACGAATATCGTGCTAACCCCAGCCGAGACGCAGTCGGTGTTTGCTTGGAAGCCGAACAGGAATCGGACCGAGGTGTTTTGGCGAAACTGATCGTCAACAACGGCACGTTGAAAGTGGGTGACGTCGTTGTTTGTGGTGACACATTCGGTCGTGTCAAAGCGATGTACGATACGCTCGATCCGCGCAAACGCTTGGACGAGGCAGCGCCATCCACGCCTGTCAATGTCACCGGCTTCGATCAGGCTCCTGGCGCCGGCGAGAAGTTCTACGTGCTAGACGATATCGCCGATGCACGTGAAATTGCCGAAATGCGGGCCGATCGCAACCGCGAGCAACATCTCGGCGGTCACACTGTCAAGGTTTCCTTCGAGGACTTCCAAGAACGTTTGCAGTCGGGGAACCTTGCTGGAGATGAAGCCGGCATTGCCTACCTCAACATTATTTTGCGAGCGGACACGCGTGGTTCGATCGAAGCCCTCCAGAAAGAGCTGGACAAGCTTGATCACCCTGAAGTCAAAGTTCGCGTCATGCAGGCCACCGTCGGTGGTGTGACTGTTGCCGACGTCACATTGGCATCGGCTTCCGATGCCGTCATCGTGGCGTTCAATGTCATTCCAGACGAAGCGGCACGAAGCCTGGCAGATGATCGCGGTGTCGAAATTCGTCGCTACGACATCATCTATAAGGTCACCGAGGACATCAAACTGCTGCTCGAAGGTCAGCTTCGCCCAGAATCGCGTGTTACCGAATTGGGTCGCGCCCTGGTCCAGCGAACCTTCAGCATCAGCCGACTCGGCACGATCGCCGGTTGTCGCGTGCTAGGTGGGATCATCGAACGTGGCTGCCGAATTCGCGTGAATCGCGATGGACGTGGTATCGGTGATTACCCGCTCGACTCGCTCAAGCGAGAAAAGGACGACGCCAAGGAAGTTCGCGAAGGTTACGAGTGCGGTATCAAGCTCTCGGGCTTCAACGACATCAAGGACGGGGACATCCTCGAAGCATTCAAGGTCGAGGAATTCGCTCGAACCTTGGATAGCTAA
- a CDS encoding Rieske (2Fe-2S) protein, whose product MSDFHTVAKVGDIPEGQGQAFNVGGRTVAVFNTQEGYQAIDDFCPHMGASLASGPLEDGVVVCPWHAWGFQLCDGAWLDNPKIKVDCFEVRVVDDEIQVRIDEKTN is encoded by the coding sequence ATGTCCGATTTTCATACTGTCGCCAAAGTGGGAGATATTCCCGAGGGGCAAGGCCAAGCCTTCAATGTCGGAGGGCGAACGGTTGCTGTATTCAATACCCAAGAAGGCTATCAGGCGATCGACGATTTTTGCCCACACATGGGGGCATCGTTGGCTTCCGGCCCTCTCGAGGATGGCGTCGTGGTATGTCCCTGGCATGCATGGGGATTTCAGCTTTGCGACGGTGCCTGGCTGGATAATCCGAAGATCAAAGTCGATTGTTTCGAAGTCCGTGTCGTAGACGACGAGATCCAAGTTCGAATCGATGAAAAGACGAACTAA
- a CDS encoding YebC/PmpR family DNA-binding transcriptional regulator — translation MAGHSHWANIKRKKEAVDNKRGKIWTKCSKAISVAAQLGGGDPAANPRLRLAISDAKSARMPNDTIDRAIKKGTGESKGDAFEEILYEGYGPNGVAVMVDALTDNRNRTAPELRKLFDTHGGNLGASGCVAWNFDRKGVFSIPMVNVSEDRLMEIALDAGADDIQRDEETFSVLCEPEVYSDVQEALEKAEIEVDSSSVTRIPKDHVDVDGDDAKRLMKLMAALDDHEDVQGVSANFNISEEVMAEIED, via the coding sequence ATGGCAGGGCATTCCCATTGGGCGAATATCAAACGCAAGAAAGAAGCGGTCGACAATAAGCGAGGCAAAATCTGGACGAAATGCTCTAAGGCCATTTCGGTTGCCGCACAATTAGGTGGCGGAGATCCTGCTGCGAACCCGCGACTGCGTTTAGCGATTTCTGATGCCAAAAGCGCCCGAATGCCTAACGACACCATCGATCGCGCCATCAAAAAAGGCACCGGAGAATCGAAGGGCGATGCCTTCGAGGAAATCTTGTACGAAGGCTACGGCCCCAATGGTGTCGCGGTGATGGTCGATGCGTTGACAGACAACCGTAATCGTACTGCCCCTGAACTTCGTAAGCTTTTTGACACCCATGGCGGCAACCTGGGAGCTTCAGGATGTGTGGCTTGGAACTTTGATCGCAAAGGAGTGTTCAGCATTCCGATGGTCAATGTTTCCGAGGATCGACTCATGGAAATAGCACTGGATGCTGGTGCCGACGATATCCAGCGAGACGAGGAAACTTTCTCGGTGTTATGTGAGCCCGAAGTTTACTCCGACGTCCAAGAGGCTCTGGAGAAAGCTGAAATCGAAGTCGACAGTTCGAGCGTGACTAGAATTCCGAAGGATCACGTCGACGTCGATGGAGACGATGCTAAACGTCTCATGAAACTTATGGCTGCCCTTGATGATCACGAAGACGTTCAAGGTGTCTCGGCAAACTTCAATATCTCGGAAGAAGTCATGGCCGAAATTGAAGACTAG
- the nusA gene encoding transcription termination factor NusA: MNPSEVLRIVDAIHRDKKIDKEIVFQAIESALVSATRKYHSEDAEVVINIDRKDGSISGHIDGVPMDPEETVGRIGAQTAKQVIIQKIREAERDALHEEYDELIGQMVNGVVHRSEGGATIVTLDNVESILPRSEQIPGESFHANDRVRAVVFEVRKQGSRVKVVLSRTNKKFVERLFEQEIPEITENVIEIRNISREPGYRSKVAVDSSDQRVDCVGACVGVRGNRIKNIVDELAGERIDIVRWSENPQELITNALQPAEVEEVILCQMMGRAIVLVREDQLSLAIGRRGQNVRLASKLCGWDIEIMLREELEEQIDRAVTGFSSIEGITDDVAEQLVGEGFLSYDDLSVIETDAMMEMGTFTEEQVEQIRDVAEQKAEEAEKAMEAERRRIRDEKLKDGSAQ; the protein is encoded by the coding sequence ATGAATCCGTCTGAAGTCTTGCGAATCGTAGATGCGATTCATCGGGACAAAAAGATCGACAAGGAAATCGTCTTCCAGGCGATCGAATCGGCATTGGTATCCGCAACGCGGAAATACCACTCCGAAGACGCCGAGGTGGTGATCAATATCGATCGAAAGGACGGGTCCATCAGCGGTCACATCGACGGCGTTCCCATGGATCCTGAAGAGACCGTGGGGCGCATCGGTGCGCAAACCGCCAAGCAGGTCATCATTCAGAAAATCCGTGAAGCCGAACGAGATGCGCTGCACGAAGAATACGACGAACTCATCGGACAAATGGTCAACGGTGTCGTTCATCGTAGTGAAGGGGGCGCGACGATCGTCACCCTGGACAACGTCGAATCGATCCTGCCTCGTAGCGAACAAATTCCAGGCGAATCGTTCCATGCCAACGACCGCGTTCGCGCTGTCGTGTTCGAAGTGCGCAAACAGGGAAGCCGCGTCAAAGTGGTTCTCAGCCGCACCAATAAGAAGTTCGTGGAACGCCTGTTCGAACAGGAAATCCCGGAAATCACCGAGAACGTGATCGAAATCCGCAACATTAGTCGTGAGCCTGGCTACCGCAGCAAGGTTGCCGTCGATAGCTCCGACCAGCGCGTTGACTGCGTTGGTGCGTGTGTTGGTGTGCGTGGTAATCGAATTAAAAATATCGTGGATGAACTCGCCGGCGAACGTATCGACATCGTTCGCTGGAGCGAAAATCCGCAAGAACTGATCACCAATGCCCTGCAGCCGGCAGAGGTCGAGGAAGTGATTTTGTGCCAGATGATGGGTCGTGCCATCGTCCTGGTTCGCGAAGATCAACTTTCCCTCGCCATTGGCCGTCGTGGGCAAAACGTCCGACTCGCCAGCAAGCTGTGCGGATGGGACATCGAAATTATGCTCCGCGAAGAACTCGAGGAGCAGATTGACCGCGCCGTGACTGGCTTCAGCTCAATCGAAGGCATCACCGACGATGTAGCCGAACAGCTTGTCGGGGAAGGTTTCCTTTCCTACGACGACCTCTCGGTTATTGAAACGGACGCCATGATGGAGATGGGAACTTTCACGGAAGAACAAGTCGAGCAGATTCGTGACGTCGCAGAGCAAAAAGCGGAAGAGGCTGAAAAAGCCATGGAAGCAGAACGCCGGCGAATTCGCGATGAGAAACTAAAAGACGGCTCCGCCCAATGA
- a CDS encoding tetratricopeptide repeat protein — MTADALQRVAQYCLEDDQTERAIDLYERALALLKKENAHAQALGIHFRLMSIYESHDEPKMAARHANEVAKMIGAPDKFELDAVVKQFTNGGLRSTYEKLGDTYLSAGQPDKAEKMFAKAEETESNPAQHLVNQAAVAIVREDWDTAKAKLDEYLEANHQKAGQRPYALLLEVAQKSADTDEAAQTSVIERLQEKHEQAPDFAPLAFYLTQLYVNDKNWGKAIEVASPLIQDEPDAQALENLATSYVNRNDWPGLVKLLAESLDGRYELDSIEKPLKTVIDNEKQWEELNKHLKELQPAELSLNQRIGIARLYQLALQGETAWQWTEAALPDLDSQEKARLLMQFGLQAFRDDQEAVAEKAFRAAIRLGLPKSQTSLFYFYLATTLEMQDKTRDALRTAKRAALLDEESALLRSRIPWTLYHAGQTDDAVKEYRTLLEKFSDDYDNSQTRQVIRDAKRLLSAIASEKKDYPTATEWLEQVLDEFPDDVGAMNDLGYLWVDNQMNIGRGFDMIQKAVHAEPDNYAFLDSLGWAYHRLGRNDEAITTLEKAAKLAENEDGTVLDHLGDAYLAAGQKEKAIASWKKASDILSEEEDAAILSEVQAKLKTNS, encoded by the coding sequence ATGACCGCGGATGCCTTGCAGCGTGTGGCTCAGTATTGCCTGGAAGATGATCAAACCGAACGTGCGATCGATTTGTATGAACGTGCTTTGGCGTTACTTAAAAAAGAAAACGCCCATGCTCAGGCCCTCGGAATTCATTTCCGGTTGATGAGTATCTATGAATCGCACGACGAACCCAAGATGGCGGCGCGCCACGCGAACGAAGTCGCCAAGATGATTGGCGCCCCAGACAAGTTTGAGTTGGATGCTGTTGTGAAGCAGTTTACCAATGGTGGTCTCCGCTCAACCTACGAGAAACTTGGCGACACCTACCTTTCGGCAGGGCAACCTGACAAAGCGGAAAAGATGTTTGCCAAAGCGGAGGAGACCGAATCCAATCCGGCCCAGCACTTGGTGAACCAGGCTGCGGTTGCCATTGTCCGCGAAGACTGGGACACGGCGAAAGCCAAACTCGACGAGTATCTTGAAGCCAATCATCAAAAAGCTGGCCAACGTCCGTACGCTCTTCTGTTGGAGGTCGCCCAAAAGAGTGCTGACACCGATGAAGCAGCACAAACGAGCGTCATTGAGCGACTACAAGAGAAGCACGAGCAAGCCCCTGATTTCGCTCCGTTAGCTTTTTACCTGACCCAACTCTACGTCAACGACAAAAATTGGGGTAAAGCCATCGAAGTTGCTTCGCCGCTCATTCAAGATGAACCTGACGCACAAGCTCTTGAGAATCTTGCTACGTCGTACGTAAACCGGAATGATTGGCCAGGTCTCGTCAAGCTTCTTGCGGAATCTCTTGACGGTCGATACGAGCTTGATTCGATTGAAAAGCCGCTTAAGACAGTCATCGATAATGAAAAGCAATGGGAGGAACTCAACAAGCATCTGAAAGAGCTTCAACCTGCCGAGCTTTCTTTGAATCAGCGAATCGGAATTGCGCGGCTCTACCAGTTGGCTTTACAAGGCGAAACTGCGTGGCAATGGACCGAAGCAGCTCTTCCTGATCTCGACAGTCAAGAGAAAGCACGGCTGCTGATGCAATTCGGATTGCAGGCCTTTCGCGATGATCAAGAAGCGGTCGCAGAGAAAGCATTCCGCGCGGCCATTCGGCTCGGATTGCCAAAGTCTCAAACATCGTTGTTCTACTTCTATCTCGCCACAACCCTCGAGATGCAAGACAAGACGCGTGATGCACTAAGAACAGCCAAACGGGCCGCGCTTTTGGACGAAGAATCGGCACTTCTTCGTAGTCGAATACCGTGGACGCTTTACCATGCCGGACAAACCGACGATGCCGTCAAGGAATACCGCACCCTTCTGGAGAAATTCTCTGACGACTACGACAACTCGCAAACGCGACAAGTCATCCGAGATGCCAAGCGACTGCTTTCTGCAATCGCCAGCGAGAAGAAGGACTATCCCACGGCAACGGAATGGCTGGAACAAGTGCTCGATGAGTTTCCTGATGATGTTGGAGCCATGAACGATCTCGGCTACTTGTGGGTCGACAATCAAATGAATATCGGTCGCGGCTTCGACATGATTCAGAAAGCGGTCCATGCGGAACCAGACAACTACGCATTTCTGGATAGTTTAGGTTGGGCATACCACCGTCTCGGGCGAAACGACGAAGCCATCACAACGCTAGAGAAAGCGGCGAAGCTGGCCGAAAACGAAGACGGAACGGTTCTCGACCACCTGGGCGATGCTTATCTAGCAGCCGGCCAAAAGGAAAAGGCGATCGCAAGCTGGAAGAAAGCAAGCGACATCCTTAGCGAAGAGGAAGATGCAGCGATTCTTTCAGAGGTTCAAGCCAAGCTTAAAACAAACTCGTAA